Proteins encoded within one genomic window of Oceanispirochaeta sp. M1:
- a CDS encoding N-acetylmuramoyl-L-alanine amidase, with protein MTKKTERIILILILLFLPLSIFSETLDHTALMDKTGARLLWDPVLKKGILLKNGRSIVFLADEPILLLNGKDVVHTAAILYEKGNLKFSSDTVNLISKFFLNKGSAAQESSFRVSAIILDPGHGGRDSGATSRFPVDGINVALQEKNLVLDLTLALKERLEEKFRDKEIILTRENDIYPTLEDRVELANGVNTENGEGIIYISIHGNASLNTKAEGFEVWYLPEDYRRQIIPEKESENGSIDPVLNTLMEEEFTLESKKLAGYILNNLEKEIGGSASNRGLKEESWFVVRNAMMASVLVEAGFITNNEESMKLRDPRYLIQINNGIYNGIVDFVDFFENRFNE; from the coding sequence ATGACAAAGAAAACTGAGAGAATTATATTAATTCTGATCCTGTTGTTTCTTCCTCTGTCAATTTTTTCTGAAACCCTGGATCATACAGCCCTTATGGATAAAACCGGAGCAAGACTGCTCTGGGATCCGGTTCTGAAGAAGGGGATACTCCTCAAGAACGGCAGGAGTATAGTATTTCTTGCTGATGAGCCCATTCTTCTCCTGAATGGAAAGGATGTGGTTCATACCGCTGCAATTCTGTATGAAAAGGGTAATCTTAAATTTTCAAGTGATACTGTAAATTTGATTTCCAAGTTTTTTCTTAACAAGGGGAGCGCTGCTCAGGAATCTTCCTTCCGTGTATCTGCAATTATTCTTGACCCGGGTCACGGCGGTAGGGATTCAGGAGCCACAAGCCGTTTTCCAGTTGATGGAATCAATGTGGCACTGCAGGAAAAAAATCTTGTCCTTGATCTTACACTGGCTCTAAAAGAACGTCTGGAAGAGAAATTCAGAGATAAAGAAATTATTCTGACAAGAGAAAACGATATATATCCCACTTTAGAAGACAGGGTGGAGCTTGCTAACGGTGTAAATACAGAAAACGGTGAAGGCATTATATATATATCAATACACGGAAATGCGAGTTTGAATACCAAGGCTGAAGGATTTGAAGTATGGTATCTTCCCGAAGATTACCGAAGACAGATTATTCCGGAAAAGGAGTCTGAAAATGGTTCTATTGATCCGGTTCTTAACACTTTAATGGAAGAAGAATTTACTCTTGAAAGCAAAAAGCTGGCAGGATATATTCTCAATAATTTAGAAAAAGAGATCGGCGGCAGTGCCAGTAACAGAGGTCTAAAGGAAGAATCCTGGTTTGTTGTCAGAAATGCAATGATGGCTTCTGTACTGGTTGAAGCCGGTTTTATTACCAATAATGAGGAAAGCATGAAATTGCGTGACCCCCGATACTTGATACAAATTAATAATGGCATCTATAATGGGATTGTTGATTTCGTAGATTTTTTTGAAAACAGGTTTAATGAATGA
- a CDS encoding spiro-SPASM protein, giving the protein MRNIVFLNLIQNNTNSQIHLMNGKSLSTMIQDFTSTLPDVEKIIPIALDIEQLKMFYSSKDPEDYVILSENRQDLLLQAMDQAAAGYDQCIYFFGDTPLLDIDLFNKMYAKHLKYYADYSFADGFPGGLAAEIINPHTLNELNKLITECSDPIKRESLFSWIQKDINSFDIETEISEVDLRLNRISLAADNKINLMQLQAFIKAGIIRARDFMDHHNKLESFTRTAPNYYQIQISAACPQSCSYCPYPEMNTDHLTDSRQMAPEKVIELALAIEAYTPDAVVSLSLWGEPSLYTNIYELLEHLLENTELSFVIETSGVGWTDLDDAGIQKIISSQRIEWIFSLDTLNPELYRRLRDKGQAEALSTAEYFLKLNPSHTWIQAIRMKENEDDLEQFYRHWKEKTDNVIIQKYDHFSKSLPEKKITDLSPLKRFPCWHLKREMSIQLDGNVLLCCEDLKQEATLGNCFTDKLEKIWEAGDSRFSEHLDEKYCGICEHCDEYYSFNF; this is encoded by the coding sequence ATGAGAAATATAGTATTTTTGAATTTGATTCAAAACAACACCAACTCACAGATCCATCTGATGAACGGGAAGTCCCTGTCCACCATGATTCAGGATTTTACGTCCACACTTCCGGATGTAGAAAAAATTATACCCATTGCCCTTGATATTGAACAGTTAAAAATGTTTTACAGCAGTAAAGATCCTGAAGATTATGTAATTCTGAGTGAAAACAGACAGGACTTACTACTTCAGGCAATGGATCAGGCCGCAGCGGGCTATGATCAATGTATCTATTTTTTCGGTGATACTCCCTTACTGGATATCGATTTATTCAATAAAATGTATGCAAAGCATCTGAAGTATTATGCAGATTACAGCTTTGCAGATGGCTTTCCGGGCGGACTGGCTGCTGAAATTATCAACCCCCATACTTTGAATGAGCTGAATAAGCTTATTACCGAGTGCTCTGACCCCATCAAGAGAGAAAGTCTCTTTTCCTGGATACAGAAGGATATTAATTCTTTTGATATAGAAACAGAAATTTCTGAAGTCGATCTAAGGCTGAATAGAATATCCCTGGCCGCTGATAACAAAATAAATCTGATGCAGCTGCAGGCTTTTATCAAAGCAGGTATCATCAGAGCCCGGGATTTCATGGATCACCACAATAAACTTGAGAGTTTCACCAGAACTGCTCCCAATTATTATCAGATTCAGATATCCGCAGCATGTCCTCAGAGCTGCTCTTATTGTCCCTACCCTGAGATGAATACTGATCACCTGACTGACAGTAGACAGATGGCTCCTGAAAAAGTAATTGAACTTGCTTTGGCAATAGAAGCATATACTCCGGATGCAGTAGTTTCACTGAGTCTATGGGGCGAACCGTCTCTGTATACAAATATTTACGAGCTCCTTGAACATCTACTTGAAAACACTGAGTTATCCTTCGTAATAGAAACCTCAGGTGTCGGCTGGACAGATCTGGATGATGCAGGAATACAAAAAATCATATCCTCTCAACGGATTGAGTGGATATTTTCTCTTGATACACTGAACCCTGAACTTTACCGCAGACTACGTGATAAAGGGCAGGCTGAAGCTCTCTCCACTGCAGAATATTTTCTCAAATTGAACCCTTCACATACCTGGATACAAGCCATAAGAATGAAAGAAAATGAAGATGATCTTGAACAATTCTACCGTCACTGGAAAGAAAAAACTGACAATGTAATCATTCAGAAATACGATCATTTCTCTAAATCTCTGCCAGAAAAAAAAATAACTGATCTATCACCTTTAAAACGCTTTCCCTGCTGGCATCTTAAGCGCGAGATGAGTATTCAACTTGATGGAAACGTTCTTCTATGCTGTGAAGATCTGAAACAGGAAGCAACTCTTGGAAACTGTTTCACTGACAAGCTTGAAAAAATATGGGAAGCGGGCGACAGCCGGTTCTCTGAACATTTAGATGAAAAATACTGCGGAATATGTGAGCACTGTGATGAATACTACAGTTTCAACTTCTAG
- a CDS encoding cytidylyltransferase domain-containing protein: MKTAVFLQVRLDSSRLPEKALKIIEEKTVIEHAMLSLKNISLNDYVIVTAEGDKEILAPLAEKCGFTIFAGDRQDVLKRYIDAGRQYSPDIIIRATGDNPLVAWEPAAQLLQFLKESSTVDYTAMLGIPVGCGVELFRRESLEKAYPLTDKSYDHEHVTPYIYNNPDLFSLYYHQHSPQMSQRVTLDTEEDYRRIQKIFTELYEGQTIPFKKLKDYLNSDDTDR; the protein is encoded by the coding sequence ATGAAAACAGCTGTATTTCTACAGGTGCGGCTGGACTCCAGCCGTCTTCCTGAAAAAGCGTTAAAAATAATAGAAGAGAAAACTGTCATTGAACATGCAATGCTTTCACTGAAGAATATCTCTTTGAATGATTATGTGATTGTCACCGCAGAAGGTGATAAGGAGATACTTGCTCCTCTTGCTGAGAAATGCGGCTTCACCATTTTTGCAGGTGACAGACAGGACGTATTGAAAAGATACATAGACGCTGGAAGGCAATATTCTCCGGATATCATTATCAGAGCAACCGGGGATAATCCTCTTGTTGCCTGGGAACCCGCAGCCCAGCTGCTTCAGTTCTTAAAAGAATCATCCACAGTTGATTATACTGCCATGCTGGGAATCCCTGTTGGATGCGGAGTGGAACTGTTCCGTAGAGAATCTCTGGAAAAAGCATATCCACTGACAGATAAGAGCTATGACCATGAACATGTTACACCCTACATCTATAACAACCCTGACTTGTTTTCACTCTATTATCATCAGCATAGTCCGCAAATGTCTCAACGGGTCACATTGGATACGGAAGAAGATTACCGCCGGATACAGAAGATTTTTACAGAACTGTATGAGGGACAGACAATACCATTCAAAAAACTGAAGGATTATCTTAATTCAGATGATACAGACCGATAA
- a CDS encoding methyltransferase domain-containing protein, which produces MIQTDKILFIPSLRKGNGTGHLKRCLDWGETFKTMHIFILQNNDEELLDYKNHPLCSRRDNIQWHEDPGTDWELIILDNRSSDSIPDSLQGIALIAIDESGKIREHASYVMDTLPALTKQMINSDGYRFLKRNYNPVCPDSLERILISFGGEDSSDLAGRALTALNTDEISSFIITSGIKIDLIIPSASHETPQIYTDNIRVLPYVAELSEKLCDYDLIICQYGMTAFEALSCSRFVFLLNPGNYHDQLCMAAGIPYHPGAAALDPDQLTALMLKILKADSESMESRLKEHSPLWKQYSQKSENIQSWLCSLNISPDICPICGSSSRKALARFEEKSYFQCVDCSMKYMVQFRIKEDIYSKEYFFSEYKNQYGKTYIQDFPHIQEMAEKRLKQIKKLNPVKGKLLDIGCAYGPFLQTASEKGYEAKGLEISEDAVKYIKDNFENIDAQQGDLNLKETRDLFYDKEFQIITLWYVIEHFSSLSEILPYLASRLEKGGVLAMATPYASGVSGRYNADSFYSKSPEDHYTLWDRKSAVESLKRAGFSRIRFVSTGHHPERFSPKIKKMIPPQMLLLISRLMGWGDTFEIYAQKG; this is translated from the coding sequence ATGATACAGACCGATAAGATTCTCTTTATTCCATCACTTCGCAAGGGTAACGGTACGGGTCATTTAAAGAGATGCCTGGACTGGGGTGAAACTTTCAAAACCATGCATATTTTTATTCTTCAGAATAATGATGAAGAGCTTCTGGATTATAAAAACCATCCCCTTTGCAGCAGGCGTGATAATATACAATGGCATGAAGATCCCGGGACGGACTGGGAGCTTATAATTCTTGATAACAGATCTAGCGACAGCATCCCTGATTCTCTGCAGGGGATAGCTCTTATAGCTATTGATGAGTCAGGAAAGATAAGAGAACACGCATCTTACGTGATGGATACGCTCCCCGCACTGACAAAACAGATGATAAACTCTGATGGATACCGTTTTCTAAAAAGAAATTATAATCCTGTCTGTCCTGATTCCCTTGAGCGTATACTGATCAGCTTTGGCGGGGAGGATTCTTCAGATCTTGCCGGTAGAGCACTTACGGCTCTGAATACAGATGAGATTTCCTCTTTTATCATAACATCAGGCATTAAAATTGATCTGATAATTCCATCAGCATCACATGAGACTCCACAAATTTATACAGATAATATCAGAGTACTTCCCTATGTAGCGGAACTCTCTGAAAAGCTCTGTGATTACGATCTTATTATATGCCAATATGGTATGACCGCCTTTGAAGCACTGTCATGCAGCCGTTTTGTTTTTCTGTTGAATCCCGGAAATTATCATGATCAGCTATGTATGGCAGCAGGTATTCCTTATCATCCCGGGGCAGCTGCATTAGATCCGGACCAGCTTACTGCTTTAATGCTTAAAATTTTAAAAGCAGATTCAGAATCAATGGAATCCCGTCTTAAGGAACATTCCCCACTGTGGAAGCAATATTCGCAGAAGAGTGAAAATATACAGTCCTGGCTATGCAGTTTGAATATAAGTCCGGATATCTGCCCTATATGCGGAAGCAGCAGTAGAAAAGCGTTAGCCCGTTTCGAGGAGAAAAGCTATTTCCAATGTGTGGACTGCAGTATGAAATATATGGTTCAGTTCAGAATTAAAGAAGATATCTACAGTAAGGAATACTTTTTTTCAGAATATAAGAATCAGTATGGCAAAACATATATTCAAGATTTCCCTCATATTCAGGAGATGGCAGAGAAAAGGCTTAAACAAATAAAAAAACTCAATCCCGTAAAGGGGAAACTGCTGGACATAGGCTGTGCCTATGGTCCTTTTCTGCAGACTGCATCAGAAAAGGGTTATGAAGCAAAGGGTCTGGAGATCTCGGAAGATGCTGTAAAATATATAAAAGATAATTTTGAGAATATTGATGCACAGCAGGGTGATTTGAACTTAAAAGAAACCCGTGACCTTTTCTATGATAAAGAATTTCAGATAATCACCCTCTGGTATGTGATTGAACATTTTTCCAGCTTGAGTGAAATTCTTCCGTATCTTGCAAGTCGCCTTGAAAAAGGAGGCGTATTGGCCATGGCGACTCCCTATGCATCGGGAGTCAGTGGACGCTATAATGCAGATTCTTTTTACAGTAAAAGCCCTGAAGACCATTATACTCTCTGGGATAGAAAATCAGCCGTGGAAAGCCTCAAACGTGCTGGATTTTCCAGAATACGATTTGTCAGCACCGGTCACCATCCGGAGCGCTTCTCTCCAAAAATAAAAAAAATGATTCCCCCACAGATGCTGTTACTTATCAGCCGTCTGATGGGATGGGGCGATACTTTTGAAATATATGCGCAGAAAGGATAA
- a CDS encoding DUF192 domain-containing protein — MKYIHPRKNLILFLFSLFFAVSCSAGEKPLYDISINGEKIRVEIADTPESRQKGLMYRKSLPEDQGMLFIFEKEQKMSFWMKNTKIPLSIAYISKSGVIREIHNLTPLSQKAVQSSHSVLYALEVNQGYFDKKGIGEGDQVHFSF, encoded by the coding sequence ATGAAATATATTCACCCTCGAAAAAACTTAATTCTTTTTTTATTCAGTCTCTTCTTTGCAGTCTCATGCTCTGCAGGGGAAAAACCATTATATGACATCTCAATCAATGGAGAAAAGATCAGAGTTGAGATTGCGGATACACCTGAAAGCAGACAGAAGGGGCTGATGTACAGAAAATCTCTTCCCGAAGATCAGGGAATGCTTTTTATATTTGAAAAAGAACAGAAAATGTCCTTCTGGATGAAGAATACAAAGATTCCCCTTTCCATAGCCTATATCAGCAAATCAGGTGTCATCCGGGAAATTCATAATTTAACCCCCCTCTCCCAGAAGGCAGTACAGTCAAGTCATTCAGTACTGTATGCTCTGGAAGTGAATCAGGGGTATTTTGATAAAAAAGGAATTGGAGAAGGAGATCAAGTTCACTTTTCCTTCTGA
- a CDS encoding ATP-grasp domain-containing protein, producing the protein MKKIGIMILGAGVMQLPAYEAAQRNNWSVIAADGNAQAPCRNKADLFLHIDLKDRIGLAEAAEEIKDKMNIQGVFTCGTDFSTSVAWIAEKLNLPGISYQTALDCTDKYRMRKKFSENNIPSPGFCELSVDMDFVKSVAKLEYPLVVKPVDNMGGRGVITVPDEKSLDKAVNEAISFSRTGRAIAEEFMDGKEYSIDSLVISQDEIIITGFADRHICYPPCFIEMGHTLPSELGNEETENMFSVFKDAVKALGITSGAAKGDIKLTSRGVMIGEIAARLSGGYMSGWTYPYASGVTLVEEGMKIALGIIPDKLDETINRTSSERAYLSIPGVIESLEGIEEAHEADEIKDLFILAEEGDRVYFPLNNVMKCGNVIAVADKREDALRASEKAVSRIRIGLRPGDTETQTFLEQDLETSFPPSAYKAEGWDSLEYLNDFKADFSMQYKDSPILIPSSDCLAFLSQKDWNSVILERVLKEIEESSDLIFSENASWSLFSGHFWYALLRGGVQGALWYIDNNDKEN; encoded by the coding sequence ATGAAAAAGATCGGAATAATGATTTTGGGGGCCGGTGTAATGCAGCTCCCAGCATATGAAGCTGCTCAGAGGAATAACTGGAGCGTCATAGCAGCCGACGGCAATGCGCAGGCACCATGCCGGAACAAGGCAGATTTATTTCTCCATATTGATCTAAAAGACAGAATAGGTCTGGCTGAAGCTGCCGAAGAAATAAAAGATAAGATGAATATTCAGGGTGTCTTTACCTGTGGAACGGATTTTTCTACCTCTGTAGCCTGGATAGCCGAAAAACTTAATCTTCCGGGAATCAGTTATCAGACAGCATTGGACTGTACAGATAAATATCGAATGAGAAAGAAATTCAGTGAAAATAACATTCCCAGTCCCGGCTTCTGTGAATTGTCAGTAGATATGGATTTTGTTAAGTCAGTGGCAAAGCTGGAGTATCCTCTAGTTGTCAAACCTGTAGATAATATGGGCGGCAGGGGGGTTATTACTGTTCCTGATGAAAAATCTCTGGATAAGGCTGTAAATGAAGCCATCAGCTTTTCCCGCACCGGCAGAGCCATTGCAGAAGAGTTTATGGACGGTAAAGAATACAGCATTGATTCACTTGTCATTTCACAGGACGAAATCATAATCACTGGATTTGCAGACAGACATATATGTTATCCGCCCTGTTTTATTGAGATGGGTCACACCCTTCCTTCAGAGCTGGGCAATGAAGAGACAGAAAACATGTTCAGCGTTTTCAAAGATGCAGTTAAAGCACTCGGAATTACGAGCGGTGCAGCCAAGGGTGATATAAAACTGACATCCAGAGGAGTCATGATAGGAGAAATAGCTGCAAGGCTGTCTGGTGGCTATATGTCGGGCTGGACCTATCCATATGCATCTGGAGTGACCCTTGTGGAAGAAGGGATGAAAATAGCCCTTGGGATAATTCCTGACAAACTTGATGAAACAATAAACAGAACATCATCGGAACGTGCTTATCTTTCTATTCCCGGTGTTATAGAATCTCTTGAAGGCATCGAAGAAGCTCATGAAGCAGATGAGATAAAGGATCTCTTTATTCTGGCTGAGGAGGGAGACCGGGTTTACTTTCCTTTAAACAATGTGATGAAGTGCGGCAATGTTATTGCAGTTGCAGACAAGCGGGAAGATGCTCTAAGAGCAAGTGAGAAAGCCGTAAGCCGAATCAGAATAGGCCTGCGGCCCGGTGATACGGAGACTCAGACATTTCTTGAACAGGATCTGGAAACTTCTTTTCCACCCTCAGCCTATAAGGCGGAAGGCTGGGATTCTCTTGAATATCTGAATGATTTTAAAGCTGATTTTTCCATGCAGTATAAAGACAGCCCTATTCTGATTCCATCGTCAGACTGCCTTGCATTCCTCTCTCAGAAAGACTGGAATTCTGTAATACTGGAAAGGGTTCTGAAAGAAATAGAGGAGAGTTCAGATCTGATTTTCAGTGAAAATGCCTCGTGGTCTCTCTTCTCAGGACATTTCTGGTATGCTCTTCTGAGAGGAGGCGTACAGGGAGCCTTATGGTATATTGATAATAATGACAAAGAAAACTGA
- the xseB gene encoding exodeoxyribonuclease VII small subunit: MKFEKKIKRLEEITEIIKTAAVDFDEQLKLYKEGSGLAQEIEKELDSAEQMIEEIKVDDQKEK, encoded by the coding sequence ATGAAATTCGAAAAAAAGATAAAACGACTGGAAGAGATCACAGAAATAATTAAAACTGCGGCTGTAGATTTTGATGAGCAGCTGAAACTTTACAAGGAAGGCTCCGGTCTTGCCCAAGAGATTGAGAAAGAGCTGGACAGTGCCGAGCAGATGATCGAAGAGATAAAGGTTGATGATCAGAAGGAAAAGTGA
- a CDS encoding PEGA domain-containing protein, whose protein sequence is MKSETIIRKSSSLKTVCFLFLTTLFLVSAESLYAQENKTPVVDIQLRKKLDYERPPRLQEEDIREGKSFQFVSGLEIITDIEYVKIYIFDVENGRTPFESNDITNGYIRVKLEKPGYRDFSFWVNVKEDYRTTAHVYYEEKPRSSVSGTPVDNTIPERDSHPLYLSFNPGDPAYYRQIFLLNSEDSDSHYTAILKSKESEKIFSLVPEGTRYPFIFTWDGKDVLGEKQKDGIYSLQMNPGQTYKVELNRMYSRKAANYFTGTAGLVLVPTAQILFPGGFQFGSSFSIDRNPDGGTSGGYSLPFSFFLRFSPLKRWESSFEAEVAFINESGEPSLRLNSSQKAYIYGNDLFQLSLGLRGSYKGAINDLKQNVQNSLIRDPSGFSFFIPMQFELSNWDFMISPEFLYTLNSQASADISDSFDILGVMRWGVSYSNAIFGAAFSSALYLPSYNGNKMVMQVGVEGSFYIPGTPMYINLFAVDQTVKEGRERYSIGLNLGFLF, encoded by the coding sequence TTGAAAAGCGAAACAATCATTAGAAAATCTTCATCTTTAAAAACAGTCTGTTTTCTGTTTCTCACAACCTTGTTTCTTGTTTCAGCTGAGTCACTTTACGCTCAGGAAAACAAGACTCCCGTTGTTGATATCCAGTTAAGAAAAAAACTTGATTATGAACGCCCTCCCCGCCTTCAGGAAGAGGATATACGTGAAGGAAAGTCATTCCAATTTGTTTCCGGACTTGAGATTATCACAGATATTGAATATGTGAAGATTTACATATTTGATGTAGAAAATGGAAGAACTCCATTTGAAAGTAATGATATTACAAATGGATATATCAGAGTCAAACTTGAGAAACCGGGTTACAGGGATTTTTCATTCTGGGTAAACGTTAAAGAGGACTACAGGACCACTGCGCATGTTTACTATGAGGAGAAACCTAGATCATCTGTTTCCGGTACTCCAGTAGATAATACGATTCCTGAAAGGGATTCTCATCCCCTGTATCTTTCATTCAATCCCGGTGATCCTGCCTATTACAGGCAGATTTTTTTATTGAACAGCGAGGACAGTGATTCTCACTATACGGCAATTTTGAAGAGTAAAGAGAGTGAAAAGATCTTTTCTTTAGTTCCTGAAGGAACCCGGTACCCCTTTATATTTACATGGGATGGTAAGGATGTTCTTGGTGAGAAACAGAAAGACGGTATTTATTCACTGCAGATGAATCCAGGTCAGACATATAAGGTTGAACTGAATAGGATGTACAGTAGAAAAGCTGCCAATTATTTCACAGGAACAGCGGGTTTGGTTCTTGTTCCAACTGCTCAAATACTCTTTCCGGGAGGATTTCAGTTTGGTTCCAGTTTCTCAATTGACCGGAATCCTGATGGCGGGACCAGCGGAGGCTACAGCCTTCCCTTCAGCTTTTTCTTAAGATTTTCTCCTCTGAAACGCTGGGAATCCTCTTTTGAAGCAGAAGTTGCCTTTATTAATGAATCCGGGGAACCTTCTCTCAGGCTTAACAGTTCTCAGAAAGCATATATATACGGAAATGATCTGTTTCAGCTCAGTCTCGGACTGCGTGGCTCATATAAAGGCGCTATCAATGACCTGAAGCAGAATGTTCAAAACTCTTTGATCAGAGATCCTTCAGGATTTTCTTTTTTCATTCCCATGCAGTTTGAGCTGAGTAATTGGGATTTTATGATCTCTCCCGAGTTTTTATATACATTGAATTCACAAGCATCAGCTGATATTTCAGACAGTTTTGATATTCTGGGGGTTATGAGATGGGGGGTAAGTTATTCAAATGCCATTTTTGGAGCAGCCTTCTCTTCTGCCCTATATCTCCCTTCATATAACGGAAACAAGATGGTAATGCAAGTGGGAGTTGAGGGGTCTTTTTATATACCCGGCACTCCCATGTACATAAATCTTTTTGCTGTTGATCAAACAGTCAAGGAAGGGCGAGAGAGATATTCAATCGGTTTAAATCTGGGATTTCTATTTTAA
- the xseA gene encoding exodeoxyribonuclease VII large subunit: MNGIPSYNVSELTYMIKNTLENQFPVVRVKGEISNFRPAASGHCYFNLKDKDAVINAVLFRQQRSTLDFTPADGMSVTVIGRLSVYAQRGNYQLICESMEQSGRGDLLYQLELLKKRLEQEGLFDPELKKELPLYPRTIGAVTSARGAALQDIIQVLKRRMKSFRLIVNDTVVQGEYSAPSIVRSIESMNKRDDIDVIILARGGGSLEDLLSFSDERVVRAVAASRIPLISGVGHEIDFSLADFAADMRAPTPSAAAEIVSEATLDLEQKIRRSREELKQLLQHSMEKTRWRFSSCDRTVLDGIMTGRIEDIRQIPDLWHLDNNKLLSDRIGSWRSQTALMSETISSVSPENILARGFPLIFKDNKIINSAEQVKSGDRLSLRFRDGEKTALVEKA; this comes from the coding sequence TTGAACGGAATTCCAAGCTATAATGTCAGCGAACTGACTTATATGATAAAAAACACACTGGAAAATCAATTTCCTGTTGTAAGAGTAAAAGGCGAGATCAGTAACTTCAGACCCGCGGCATCAGGACATTGCTATTTCAATCTCAAGGATAAAGATGCTGTTATCAATGCTGTTCTATTTAGACAGCAGCGGAGTACTCTGGATTTTACTCCGGCCGATGGTATGTCTGTGACTGTGATCGGCAGACTCTCGGTCTATGCTCAGCGCGGGAACTATCAGCTTATCTGTGAATCAATGGAACAGAGCGGTAGAGGAGATCTTCTTTATCAGTTGGAACTGCTTAAGAAGAGGCTTGAGCAGGAGGGCCTCTTTGATCCTGAACTGAAGAAGGAGCTGCCCCTCTATCCTCGTACAATAGGGGCTGTCACATCCGCAAGGGGTGCAGCACTGCAGGATATAATTCAGGTTCTTAAAAGAAGGATGAAGTCTTTCCGTCTGATTGTGAATGATACGGTTGTACAGGGAGAATATTCAGCTCCTTCCATAGTCAGATCCATTGAATCAATGAATAAAAGAGATGATATAGATGTGATAATTCTAGCCCGTGGTGGAGGATCGCTCGAGGATCTGCTCTCCTTCAGTGATGAAAGAGTTGTCAGGGCTGTGGCTGCATCCCGGATACCTCTGATCAGTGGAGTCGGTCACGAGATAGATTTTTCTCTTGCAGACTTTGCAGCTGATATGAGGGCTCCCACCCCGTCAGCTGCCGCAGAGATTGTTTCAGAAGCAACACTGGACCTGGAGCAGAAAATCAGACGGAGCCGGGAAGAACTTAAACAACTGCTGCAGCATTCCATGGAGAAGACGCGATGGCGTTTCAGCAGCTGTGACAGGACTGTTCTAGACGGCATAATGACGGGACGGATTGAAGACATCAGGCAAATCCCGGATTTATGGCACTTGGATAATAATAAATTGCTGTCAGACAGAATAGGCAGCTGGAGGTCTCAGACTGCTCTGATGAGTGAGACCATCTCCTCTGTGTCTCCGGAAAATATATTGGCACGAGGATTTCCACTTATATTCAAGGATAATAAAATAATAAATTCTGCAGAGCAGGTGAAAAGCGGTGACCGCCTGAGTCTCCGTTTCAGAGACGGAGAAAAAACCGCTCTTGTTGAAAAAGCATAA
- a CDS encoding GerMN domain-containing protein has product MIKKAVPFIPVSIILILLLTVVILFNNENGRSSYVLFFPLDSMKGKNAEIREVYRSKDSHHRLDIFINELILGPVALKVNPFIPEGTKIRSFIWRDELLYLDLNKDFIRESASIPLDYMEKIVYLKENIFFNFPQIKDITITVEGQIPGSEFYALSEKSES; this is encoded by the coding sequence ATGATTAAAAAAGCAGTCCCTTTTATTCCCGTATCCATAATTCTGATTCTTTTGTTAACAGTTGTCATATTGTTCAATAATGAGAATGGCAGAAGCAGTTATGTACTTTTTTTCCCTCTGGACTCCATGAAAGGAAAAAATGCTGAAATTCGGGAAGTTTACCGTTCTAAAGACTCTCATCACAGACTTGATATTTTTATCAATGAACTTATCCTGGGGCCGGTTGCCCTGAAGGTGAATCCTTTCATACCTGAGGGGACAAAAATAAGATCATTTATATGGCGTGATGAATTGCTCTATCTTGATTTAAATAAAGACTTTATAAGAGAAAGTGCATCTATTCCACTGGACTATATGGAGAAGATCGTTTATCTGAAAGAGAATATATTCTTCAATTTTCCACAGATTAAAGATATTACCATTACAGTGGAAGGTCAGATACCCGGCTCTGAGTTCTATGCTTTATCGGAAAAAAGCGAATCCTGA